The proteins below come from a single Zhouia spongiae genomic window:
- the gcvP gene encoding aminomethyl-transferring glycine dehydrogenase gives MKTDSFALRHIGPRATDIDQMLKTIGADSIDQLIYETLPDGIRLKDDLDLPEGLSESEYTSHILQLAAKNKLYKSYIGLGYHEAFTPSVIKRNILENPGWYTAYTPYQAEIAQGRLEALLNFQTMICDLTGMELANASLLDESTAAAEAMTMLHSLRSRDQKKQDVNKFFVSEEILPQTLAVLNTKAKPLGIEVEVGDHRTFEFSETYYGALLQYPAKYGEVFNYEDFVANANAAGIKVAVAADILSLVVLTPPGEFGADVVVGTTQRFGIPLGYGGPHAGYFATKEEYKRNIPGRIIGVSKDKDGNRALRMALQTREQHIKRDKATSNICTAQVLLAVMAGMYAVYHGPEGLKYIANKVHFSAATLEQKLKELGYEQVNKSYFDTLLVKADAAKIQVIAQANEVNFLSVDENHVALSLNEATNIDDLNVIVKIFAEAAGKEFDPITVLSATSTINGTKRTSAFLQEAVFNSYHSETEMMRYIRKLERKDLSLNHSMISLGSCTMKLNAATEMLPLSMAQWANIHPFAPVDQAEGYQTVLKTLEQQLNVITGFAGTSLQPNSGAQGEYAGLMTIQAYLESKGEGHRNICLIPASAHGTNPASAVLAGMKVVVTKTDEKGNIDVEDVREKAEKYKDSLAALMVTYPSTHGVFESSIKEITQIIHDNGGQVYMDGANMNAQVGLTNPATIGADVCHLNLHKTFAIPHGGGGPGVGPICVAEHLVEFLPSNPVIKTGGTNAIEAISAAPWGSALVCLISYGYIKMLGAQGLKQSTIHAILNANYIKARLSEKFDILYTGECGRAAHEMIVDCRPFKKNGIEVTDIAKRLIDYGFHAPTVSFPVAGTIMVEPTESESKEELDRFCDALLSIREEIDTLADSEDNVLKNAPHTLQMLTSDEWNHPYSRQKAAFPLEYISENKFWPSVRRVDDAFGDRNLICTCAPIETYIEA, from the coding sequence ATGAAAACAGATTCTTTTGCATTACGTCATATTGGCCCCCGAGCAACGGATATCGACCAAATGCTGAAAACGATTGGCGCAGACAGCATAGATCAACTCATCTATGAAACTTTACCGGACGGAATCAGGTTAAAAGATGATCTTGATCTGCCGGAAGGTTTAAGTGAAAGTGAGTATACTTCTCATATTTTACAACTGGCAGCAAAGAACAAATTATATAAGTCATACATTGGCCTTGGCTACCACGAAGCTTTTACCCCTTCGGTAATTAAAAGAAATATCCTTGAAAACCCGGGATGGTATACCGCTTACACACCTTATCAGGCAGAGATCGCTCAGGGACGTTTAGAGGCATTGCTTAACTTCCAGACCATGATCTGCGATCTTACCGGAATGGAATTGGCAAACGCATCTTTACTCGATGAATCTACAGCAGCAGCTGAGGCTATGACCATGCTACACAGCCTGCGTAGCAGAGATCAGAAAAAACAAGACGTTAATAAGTTTTTCGTTTCAGAAGAAATTTTACCACAAACTCTGGCCGTTCTTAATACGAAGGCGAAACCTTTAGGTATAGAAGTAGAAGTCGGAGATCACAGAACTTTTGAGTTCTCTGAAACTTATTACGGGGCACTGCTTCAATACCCTGCAAAATATGGCGAGGTGTTTAATTACGAAGATTTTGTAGCTAATGCTAATGCTGCCGGAATTAAAGTAGCCGTTGCCGCCGACATTTTAAGTCTTGTAGTATTAACTCCTCCGGGAGAATTTGGTGCAGACGTGGTTGTCGGCACCACCCAACGTTTTGGAATTCCTTTAGGATACGGCGGACCTCACGCCGGATATTTTGCAACCAAAGAAGAATACAAGCGTAATATTCCCGGGAGAATTATCGGGGTTTCCAAAGATAAAGACGGAAATCGTGCGCTTCGAATGGCGCTTCAGACCAGAGAACAACATATCAAAAGGGATAAAGCCACTTCCAATATCTGTACAGCACAGGTTTTACTGGCTGTAATGGCAGGAATGTATGCTGTTTATCACGGCCCGGAAGGACTTAAATACATCGCCAACAAGGTTCATTTTTCTGCTGCTACTTTAGAGCAAAAGCTAAAAGAACTCGGGTACGAACAAGTAAACAAATCTTATTTCGACACCTTATTGGTTAAAGCAGACGCTGCCAAGATACAGGTAATCGCTCAGGCCAATGAAGTAAACTTTTTGTCAGTAGACGAAAACCATGTGGCTCTGTCTTTAAACGAAGCCACAAATATTGACGACCTGAATGTAATCGTTAAAATATTTGCTGAAGCAGCCGGAAAAGAATTCGATCCGATCACTGTGCTTTCAGCTACCTCAACTATAAACGGCACAAAAAGAACCTCTGCCTTTTTACAGGAAGCCGTATTTAACTCGTATCACTCTGAAACAGAAATGATGCGTTATATCAGGAAGTTAGAGCGTAAGGATCTTTCGCTTAACCATTCCATGATCTCCCTTGGCTCATGTACAATGAAGCTTAACGCTGCCACGGAGATGCTCCCATTAAGCATGGCTCAATGGGCTAACATACACCCTTTTGCACCTGTAGACCAGGCCGAAGGCTATCAGACGGTTCTTAAAACACTCGAACAACAGCTAAATGTAATCACTGGTTTTGCAGGAACTTCATTGCAGCCTAATTCAGGAGCTCAGGGGGAATATGCAGGACTTATGACGATTCAGGCGTATCTTGAATCAAAAGGAGAAGGACACAGAAACATCTGTTTGATTCCTGCTTCTGCCCACGGTACAAACCCGGCTTCGGCAGTACTTGCAGGCATGAAGGTTGTTGTTACCAAAACAGACGAAAAAGGAAATATTGATGTAGAAGATGTACGTGAAAAAGCGGAAAAATACAAAGACAGCCTTGCAGCATTAATGGTGACCTATCCTTCTACCCACGGAGTATTCGAATCGTCTATAAAAGAGATTACTCAGATTATTCACGATAACGGCGGACAGGTATATATGGACGGGGCTAACATGAATGCCCAGGTGGGACTTACAAATCCTGCTACGATAGGGGCAGATGTCTGTCACCTGAACCTGCATAAAACATTTGCGATCCCTCACGGTGGCGGCGGACCGGGTGTCGGACCTATTTGTGTTGCCGAACATCTGGTTGAATTTTTACCTTCAAACCCTGTTATAAAAACAGGTGGCACCAATGCTATCGAAGCCATATCAGCAGCTCCCTGGGGAAGTGCTCTTGTTTGCCTGATCTCTTACGGATACATTAAAATGCTTGGAGCTCAGGGATTGAAACAATCTACCATTCATGCCATTTTAAATGCCAACTACATTAAGGCCCGTCTTTCTGAAAAGTTCGACATCCTTTATACAGGCGAATGCGGGAGAGCTGCCCACGAAATGATCGTTGACTGCCGTCCGTTTAAGAAAAACGGGATCGAGGTTACTGATATTGCAAAGCGTTTAATCGATTATGGTTTCCACGCTCCAACAGTTTCTTTCCCGGTTGCCGGAACCATTATGGTTGAACCGACAGAGAGTGAAAGTAAGGAAGAGCTAGACCGTTTCTGTGATGCTTTATTATCTATCCGGGAGGAAATTGACACTTTAGCTGACAGCGAAGACAATGTATTAAAAAATGCGCCGCATACGCTTCAGATGTTAACCTCTGACGAGTGGAACCATCCATACAGCAGGCAAAAAGCCGCTTTCCCGTTAGAGTACATCTCAGAAAATAAATTCTGGCCATCGGTAAGAAGGGTTGACGATGCTTTTGGAGACCGTAATTTAATTTGTACTTGTGCTCCGATCGAAACTTATATCGAAGCATAG
- a CDS encoding sigma-70 family RNA polymerase sigma factor, which produces MPKHSLNPPKWVDLYADYLFNYTIGRVNDVATAQDLVQETFLAALRSADNFKGEASERTWLVSILKRKIIDHYRRSNSAKGKAEISINFPIGSDESEGDWLEERVADKRQLNIEDSLQNEELGLAIQACIEKLPKKQAEVFTMKTVLGMETEEICNELNITPSNLWVIIHRARTALASCLKDNWF; this is translated from the coding sequence ATGCCTAAACATAGTTTAAATCCTCCAAAATGGGTCGACCTATATGCCGACTACCTTTTCAACTATACGATCGGTAGGGTTAATGATGTTGCAACAGCACAAGATCTGGTGCAGGAAACTTTTCTGGCAGCTTTAAGGTCTGCTGATAATTTTAAAGGAGAAGCTTCGGAACGCACCTGGCTGGTATCCATTCTAAAAAGAAAAATAATCGACCATTACCGAAGAAGCAACTCTGCCAAAGGCAAGGCCGAGATCAGCATCAATTTTCCTATTGGGTCTGATGAAAGCGAAGGCGACTGGCTGGAAGAAAGGGTTGCCGATAAACGGCAGTTAAATATTGAAGATTCTTTACAAAATGAAGAGCTCGGATTAGCAATTCAGGCATGTATTGAAAAGCTCCCTAAAAAACAGGCCGAAGTTTTTACCATGAAGACCGTCCTGGGAATGGAAACTGAAGAAATTTGTAATGAGTTGAATATCACCCCGTCTAATCTTTGGGTTATTATTCATCGAGCCCGTACTGCTCTGGCATCTTGTCTTAAAGATAATTGGTTTTAA
- a CDS encoding M3 family metallopeptidase encodes MSTILNKPFDTEYQTAPFSKIKTEDFLPSVKEEIEKTKAEIDLITSNPEAPSFKNTIEALEFSGEQLERVTAVFFNLNSAETNDEIQKTAQEISPLLSEFGNDIRLNKVLFDRVKAVYDNRESLSLTQEQLMLLDKKYKSFSRNGANLPEEKKKQLRKIDMELSKLSLTFGENVLAETNKYELHITKEEDLSGLPEGAIEAAKQEAESRSKEGWVITLNYPSYIPFMTYADNRKLRKQISLAFGSKSFHNNLLDNQDIVKKIANLRHQRANLLGYKTHAHFVLEERMAGTPEKVNSFLDNLLKKAKPAAEKEFQELESFAKESDGIDQLQKWDGAYYTEKLKQKRFDLDDEKLKPFFKLDHVIEGVFAIANKLYDLHFEETNGIDKYHEDVKTYKVLNNKKELVSIFYADFHPRAGKRNGAWMTSFKHQYKKDGEDSRPHISIVCNFTKPTETKPSLLTFNEVTTLFHEFGHALHGMLANTTYPSLSGTSVYWDFVELPSQVLENWCYEKEALDIFAKHYRTGEAIPIEYVEKIKASANFMEGLQTLRQLSFGMLDMSWHSADPSNIENVKTHETEAFKPTSLYPDTPETCMSTSFSHIFQGGYSAGYYSYKWAEVLDADAFELFKEKGIFNKEVAELFKNNVLSKGGTENPMELYKRFRGKEPNPDALLRRAGLIEK; translated from the coding sequence ATGAGTACTATATTAAACAAGCCATTTGATACAGAATATCAAACAGCACCTTTTTCAAAAATTAAAACGGAAGATTTTCTCCCTTCGGTTAAAGAAGAAATCGAAAAGACAAAAGCTGAAATCGATCTTATCACTTCGAACCCTGAAGCTCCCTCCTTCAAAAACACGATTGAAGCCCTGGAGTTTTCGGGTGAACAACTAGAAAGGGTCACTGCTGTTTTCTTCAACCTGAACAGCGCTGAGACTAATGATGAAATACAAAAAACAGCCCAGGAAATATCGCCATTACTCTCTGAGTTCGGCAACGACATAAGATTAAACAAAGTCTTGTTTGATCGTGTAAAAGCGGTTTATGATAATCGCGAATCGCTTTCTCTGACACAAGAGCAGCTTATGCTCCTTGACAAAAAATACAAGAGCTTTTCGCGAAATGGAGCCAACCTCCCCGAAGAGAAGAAAAAACAACTTCGCAAAATTGATATGGAGCTGTCTAAACTGAGTCTCACTTTTGGTGAAAATGTATTGGCAGAAACCAACAAGTACGAGCTGCATATTACCAAAGAAGAAGATCTGAGCGGATTACCGGAAGGCGCCATTGAAGCCGCCAAACAAGAAGCTGAATCGCGCAGTAAAGAAGGCTGGGTAATTACTTTAAACTATCCCAGTTACATTCCGTTTATGACCTATGCCGACAACCGCAAACTCCGCAAACAAATCAGCCTGGCATTTGGCAGTAAAAGTTTCCATAACAATCTATTGGACAATCAGGACATCGTGAAAAAAATAGCAAACCTGCGACATCAGCGTGCCAATCTCTTAGGGTATAAAACACATGCTCATTTTGTTTTAGAAGAACGGATGGCAGGAACCCCGGAAAAAGTGAATTCCTTTTTAGACAATTTACTTAAAAAAGCCAAACCGGCTGCTGAAAAAGAATTTCAAGAATTGGAATCCTTTGCCAAGGAATCAGACGGTATTGACCAGCTTCAAAAATGGGACGGGGCTTATTATACCGAAAAGCTTAAACAAAAACGTTTCGATCTCGACGATGAAAAACTAAAGCCGTTTTTCAAACTAGACCATGTAATTGAAGGTGTATTTGCTATAGCTAATAAACTGTATGATCTTCATTTTGAAGAAACCAACGGGATAGACAAATACCATGAAGATGTAAAAACCTATAAAGTTCTAAACAATAAAAAAGAGCTGGTTTCTATATTCTATGCCGATTTTCACCCAAGAGCCGGAAAGCGCAACGGGGCCTGGATGACCTCGTTTAAACATCAGTATAAAAAAGACGGAGAAGATTCCCGTCCTCACATTTCAATTGTTTGTAATTTTACCAAACCAACGGAAACAAAACCATCTCTTTTAACATTTAATGAAGTAACCACCCTATTCCATGAATTCGGACATGCCCTGCATGGAATGCTTGCCAATACTACATACCCCAGTCTAAGCGGAACCAGTGTTTATTGGGATTTTGTAGAATTGCCAAGTCAGGTGTTGGAAAACTGGTGTTACGAAAAAGAGGCTTTAGATATTTTTGCCAAACATTACCGGACAGGAGAAGCCATCCCAATTGAATATGTTGAAAAAATTAAAGCATCAGCCAATTTTATGGAAGGGCTGCAAACACTTCGCCAATTAAGTTTCGGCATGCTTGACATGAGCTGGCATAGTGCCGACCCTTCTAATATTGAAAATGTTAAAACCCATGAGACAGAAGCCTTTAAGCCTACCTCCTTATACCCGGACACTCCGGAAACCTGTATGAGCACCTCCTTTTCTCATATCTTTCAGGGAGGATATTCTGCGGGTTACTATAGCTATAAATGGGCAGAAGTTTTAGATGCGGACGCATTTGAGCTTTTTAAGGAAAAAGGCATCTTTAATAAAGAAGTCGCCGAGCTTTTTAAAAACAACGTATTATCGAAAGGTGGAACTGAAAACCCTATGGAATTATACAAACGTTTCAGGGGCAAGGAGCCAAACCCGGATGCACTCCTGAGGAGAGCCGGATTGATCGAGAAATAA
- the purE gene encoding 5-(carboxyamino)imidazole ribonucleotide mutase, producing the protein MAKVAVIMGSTSDLPIMQEAIDILKGFDIEVEVDIVSAHRTPEKMFEFGTTAHEKGIAVIIAGAGGAAHLPGMVASLSPLPVIGVPVKSRNSIDGWDSVLSILQMPGGVPVATVALDGAKNAGILAAQIIGSSDKCVLDKILVYKQGLKEKVIKGAEEVKNS; encoded by the coding sequence ATGGCTAAAGTAGCAGTTATCATGGGAAGCACCAGCGACCTTCCCATCATGCAGGAAGCAATAGATATATTAAAAGGATTTGACATAGAAGTTGAAGTAGACATCGTATCGGCGCACAGAACACCTGAAAAAATGTTTGAGTTTGGCACCACCGCACACGAAAAAGGGATTGCCGTCATCATTGCAGGTGCCGGCGGTGCTGCTCACTTGCCGGGAATGGTCGCTTCTCTATCTCCACTTCCTGTTATCGGGGTTCCGGTAAAAAGCAGGAACTCTATCGACGGCTGGGACTCTGTATTATCTATCCTTCAAATGCCGGGAGGTGTTCCGGTTGCTACAGTAGCCCTCGATGGCGCAAAAAATGCAGGTATATTGGCAGCACAGATCATCGGCAGTTCCGACAAATGTGTTTTAGACAAAATCCTTGTTTACAAACAAGGACTAAAAGAAAAGGTCATCAAGGGAGCCGAAGAGGTTAAAAACAGTTAA
- a CDS encoding adenylate kinase: MIKLHDKYFVPYITSKEIDVVVSELVKEISTDLKGEVPVFLSVLNGSFMFTSDFVKKYPDNCEVSFVKLASYSGTETTGAVKQLVGVNQDLKGRCVVVLEDIIDSGNTLEVICGLLEKEGVKQLKIATLFFKPVAYTKKLKIDYIGKEIPNRFIVGYGLDYDELGRNLPEVYQLKRKKMINLVLFGKPGAGKGTQANFLKEKYNLKHISTGDVFRYNIKNETELGNLAKTFIDKGELVPDEVTINMLKAEVEKNLDAAGFIFDGFPRTTAQAEALDQLMQYEGMQVDATIALEADDEVLIQRLLERGKVSGRSDDQDEEKIRNRFTEYNQKTAPLTEYYKQQNKFHSINGVGSIEDITERLSKVIDSLVAVNVAKDK, translated from the coding sequence TTGATAAAACTTCATGATAAATACTTTGTGCCTTATATCACTTCTAAAGAAATAGATGTTGTTGTAAGCGAGCTGGTTAAGGAGATAAGTACGGATCTTAAGGGAGAAGTGCCGGTTTTTTTATCGGTACTTAACGGCTCTTTTATGTTTACTTCAGATTTTGTTAAGAAGTATCCGGACAATTGTGAAGTTAGCTTCGTTAAACTGGCTTCTTATTCCGGAACGGAAACAACAGGGGCGGTAAAACAACTGGTGGGGGTTAACCAGGATCTGAAAGGGCGATGTGTCGTTGTTCTGGAAGATATTATTGACTCTGGTAACACCCTGGAAGTTATTTGTGGTTTGTTGGAGAAGGAAGGGGTTAAACAGTTAAAGATTGCAACACTGTTTTTTAAACCTGTAGCATATACAAAAAAGTTAAAAATAGATTATATTGGGAAAGAAATTCCAAACAGGTTCATTGTAGGCTACGGATTAGATTACGATGAGCTGGGGAGGAATTTGCCCGAAGTGTATCAATTAAAAAGGAAAAAAATGATCAACTTAGTGCTGTTTGGAAAGCCTGGAGCAGGTAAAGGGACACAAGCCAATTTTTTAAAAGAAAAGTATAACCTGAAACATATTTCTACGGGAGATGTGTTCAGATATAATATTAAAAATGAAACAGAATTAGGTAATCTTGCAAAGACGTTTATCGATAAAGGAGAGTTGGTGCCGGATGAGGTTACTATTAATATGCTTAAAGCAGAGGTGGAAAAAAACCTTGACGCCGCCGGTTTCATTTTTGATGGCTTTCCGAGGACAACAGCTCAGGCTGAGGCGCTAGACCAGTTGATGCAGTATGAAGGAATGCAAGTAGACGCTACGATTGCATTAGAAGCCGATGATGAGGTTTTAATTCAGCGACTTCTTGAGAGAGGCAAGGTAAGTGGCAGAAGTGATGATCAGGATGAAGAAAAGATCAGGAATCGTTTTACAGAATACAATCAGAAAACAGCACCACTTACTGAATACTATAAACAGCAAAATAAATTCCATAGTATAAACGGAGTAGGTTCTATTGAAGATATCACCGAACGTCTTAGTAAAGTAATAGACTCATTGGTAGCTGTTAATGTAGCGAAAGATAAATAA
- a CDS encoding 5-(carboxyamino)imidazole ribonucleotide synthase, which produces MNYFSSGFKLGIVGGGQLGKMLLYETRKFDIHTIVLDPSDDAPCKIACNEFYQGDLMDFDTVYEFGKKADVVTIEIENVNVDALEKLEDEGIKVFPSPKTLRTIQNKATQKLFYKDNEIPAADFTRFAYTSEIESAISNKTLEFPFVWKSARFGYDGQGVKVVKSYADLDVLPNVECIAEEMVPFKNELAVIVARNPEGSIAVYPVVEMEFHPEANQVEYVICPARINPEIAEEAQKIALKVSESINHVGLLAVEMFQTQNDTILVNEVAPRPHNSGHYSIEASYTNQFEQHLRAILNLPLGNTQSKVAGIMVNLVGAEGYNGPVIYKHIEDIMKMDGVTPHIYGKKETRPFRKMGHVTIVNENMAEARKIAQDVKETIKVISK; this is translated from the coding sequence ATGAATTATTTTTCTTCTGGTTTCAAGCTTGGTATTGTCGGAGGCGGTCAATTAGGTAAAATGTTACTGTACGAAACACGTAAATTTGACATCCATACTATAGTTCTGGACCCCAGTGATGATGCTCCCTGTAAAATTGCTTGTAATGAATTTTACCAGGGCGATTTGATGGATTTCGATACCGTATATGAATTTGGAAAAAAAGCTGATGTTGTAACCATCGAAATTGAAAATGTAAATGTCGATGCGCTTGAAAAATTAGAAGATGAGGGAATAAAGGTTTTCCCTTCTCCGAAAACACTCAGGACTATTCAGAACAAAGCTACTCAAAAATTATTCTATAAAGACAACGAAATCCCTGCTGCCGATTTCACACGATTTGCCTACACATCTGAAATTGAGTCTGCCATCAGCAACAAAACGCTGGAATTTCCTTTTGTATGGAAAAGTGCCCGTTTCGGATACGACGGACAAGGAGTTAAAGTAGTGAAAAGTTATGCAGATTTGGATGTATTGCCTAATGTGGAATGCATTGCAGAAGAAATGGTTCCGTTCAAAAATGAACTGGCAGTGATAGTTGCCCGCAACCCCGAAGGAAGCATCGCTGTTTACCCTGTTGTTGAAATGGAATTTCATCCCGAAGCCAACCAGGTGGAGTATGTAATATGCCCTGCCCGAATTAACCCTGAAATTGCAGAAGAAGCCCAGAAAATAGCATTAAAAGTATCTGAATCGATCAATCATGTCGGCTTGCTGGCAGTTGAGATGTTTCAGACACAAAATGACACCATCCTGGTAAATGAAGTGGCTCCGCGGCCACACAACAGCGGCCACTACAGCATCGAAGCCAGTTATACCAATCAATTTGAACAACACTTAAGAGCCATACTGAACCTCCCTTTAGGGAACACTCAAAGTAAAGTAGCCGGCATCATGGTTAACCTGGTCGGTGCAGAAGGATATAACGGTCCTGTAATATACAAACACATTGAGGATATCATGAAGATGGATGGCGTTACCCCGCACATATACGGAAAAAAAGAAACCCGTCCATTCCGCAAAATGGGGCATGTTACCATCGTTAATGAAAATATGGCAGAAGCACGAAAAATAGCACAGGACGTAAAAGAAACGATAAAAGTAATAAGCAAATAA
- a CDS encoding rhodanese-like domain-containing protein, whose protein sequence is MRYLLYMILIGCGFVFASTGVNAQVKTVPIEGYKIKKAAKFPLIDVRTAAEYQEGHLPKAVNIDFFGEDFAKQFDGYNKRKKIYLYCRSGGRSLKASKILDSLGFKKVVNLDGGFKSWSESGKETESQ, encoded by the coding sequence ATGCGTTATCTGCTATATATGATCTTAATAGGGTGTGGGTTTGTTTTTGCTTCAACGGGTGTGAACGCACAGGTAAAAACAGTTCCCATAGAGGGATACAAAATTAAGAAAGCGGCTAAGTTTCCTCTCATTGATGTGAGGACAGCTGCCGAATATCAGGAAGGCCATTTGCCTAAAGCGGTTAATATCGACTTTTTTGGGGAAGATTTTGCAAAACAGTTTGATGGCTATAATAAAAGGAAAAAGATTTACCTGTATTGCAGGTCGGGAGGAAGAAGCCTGAAAGCCAGTAAAATATTGGATTCCCTGGGATTCAAAAAGGTCGTAAATCTGGATGGCGGTTTTAAATCCTGGTCAGAATCCGGTAAAGAAACCGAAAGTCAGTAA
- the obgE gene encoding GTPase ObgE, which translates to MTEGNFTDYVRIYASSGKGGRGSAHLRREKYVAKGGPDGGDGGRGGHVIIRGNANLWTLIHFKFKKHFRAGHGGDGGKSRSTGADGDDVYMEVPLGTVVRDVETKKILFEVTEDKEEIVLLDGGKGGLGNWHFKSATNQTPRYAQTGIEGKESEFILELKLLADVGLVGFPNAGKSTLLSVITSAKPKIADYPFTTLKPNLGIVEYRDFRSFVMADIPGIIEGAAEGKGLGHYFLRHIERNSILLFLVPADADDVAREYNILLNELKRYNPELLDKERLVAISKSDMLDDELKRELKSELDTQLKGVSYMFISSVAQTGIQELKDKLWDMLNPVEV; encoded by the coding sequence ATGACTGAAGGTAATTTTACCGATTATGTAAGGATATATGCCTCTTCCGGTAAAGGAGGTAGAGGGTCTGCTCATTTGCGACGTGAAAAATATGTAGCAAAAGGAGGTCCTGACGGAGGTGATGGAGGTAGAGGAGGTCACGTCATTATACGTGGGAATGCCAACCTTTGGACGTTAATTCATTTTAAGTTTAAAAAACACTTTAGGGCCGGACACGGAGGCGACGGAGGAAAAAGCAGAAGTACCGGAGCTGATGGTGATGATGTATACATGGAGGTGCCGTTGGGAACCGTGGTCAGGGATGTAGAAACCAAGAAGATTCTCTTTGAGGTAACAGAAGACAAAGAAGAAATAGTATTACTTGACGGAGGAAAGGGAGGTCTTGGGAACTGGCATTTTAAAAGCGCTACCAATCAGACCCCACGATATGCCCAGACAGGTATAGAAGGTAAGGAAAGCGAATTTATCCTGGAGCTGAAACTATTGGCTGATGTTGGGCTGGTAGGTTTTCCTAATGCAGGAAAATCAACATTACTTTCGGTAATAACCTCCGCGAAGCCGAAAATAGCCGATTACCCTTTTACGACCTTAAAACCAAATCTTGGGATTGTAGAGTACCGCGATTTCAGGTCGTTTGTTATGGCCGATATTCCGGGAATTATAGAAGGAGCTGCGGAAGGAAAAGGTCTGGGGCATTATTTTTTACGTCATATTGAACGAAACTCGATATTGTTGTTCCTGGTGCCGGCTGATGCCGATGATGTAGCCAGGGAGTATAATATACTGTTGAACGAACTGAAAAGGTACAACCCCGAATTACTCGATAAAGAAAGGTTGGTGGCTATATCTAAAAGCGATATGCTTGACGATGAGCTGAAGAGGGAACTAAAGAGCGAACTGGATACACAGCTAAAAGGGGTGTCGTACATGTTTATTTCTTCAGTGGCACAAACAGGAATTCAGGAGTTGAAGGACAAACTGTGGGATATGCTTAACCCTGTTGAAGTTTAA